A single window of Terriglobia bacterium DNA harbors:
- a CDS encoding L-rhamnose isomerase: MANFTKAVKQSYRQARERYARLGVDTDRALQVLATIPVSIHCWQGDDVGGFEHHGNEPGGGLAVTGNYPGKARNPDELRCDLDMALSLIPGRHRLNLHACYAETGGKRVDRNALEPRHFRSWMDWAKSRQMGMDFNPTYFAHPKAAAGYTLTHQDKAVRQFWVEHGIRCREIGAAIGKALGTPCITNFWIPDGYKDTPVDRKAPRERLAESLDAIFAEPISPRFNRDAIEPKLFGIGSESYVAGSHEFYLGYAVRHRKLLCLDSGHYHPTEAISDKISSVLIFLDEILLHVSRGVRWDSDHVVTLTDELQAIALELVRGGYLRRVHIGLDYFDASINRVAAWVIGTRSMVKGLLNALLEPTEQLRRLEIDQDFTARLALLEEVKTLPFGAVWDFYCLAANVPVCDAWLSDVRRYEADVLARR, from the coding sequence ATGGCGAACTTCACGAAAGCCGTCAAGCAGTCGTACAGACAGGCGCGGGAGCGTTACGCCCGGTTGGGGGTAGACACGGACCGCGCGCTCCAGGTTCTGGCGACGATACCTGTCTCGATTCATTGCTGGCAAGGTGACGACGTCGGCGGTTTCGAACATCACGGCAATGAACCTGGAGGAGGGCTCGCCGTCACGGGCAACTACCCCGGTAAGGCGCGCAACCCCGATGAACTCCGCTGCGACCTGGACATGGCCCTCTCGCTGATCCCGGGGCGGCACAGGCTCAATCTCCATGCCTGTTACGCCGAAACCGGGGGGAAGCGAGTGGATCGCAATGCCCTCGAACCGCGGCATTTCCGCTCCTGGATGGATTGGGCAAAGTCGAGACAGATGGGCATGGACTTCAATCCGACTTACTTCGCCCATCCCAAAGCCGCAGCCGGCTACACGCTGACCCATCAGGACAAGGCCGTCCGGCAGTTCTGGGTCGAGCATGGGATCCGGTGTCGCGAAATCGGCGCAGCCATCGGCAAAGCGCTGGGCACGCCCTGCATAACCAACTTCTGGATTCCGGACGGCTATAAGGACACCCCCGTTGACCGGAAGGCGCCGCGCGAGCGGCTGGCTGAGTCATTGGATGCGATCTTTGCCGAGCCAATCAGCCCGCGATTCAATCGGGATGCCATCGAGCCCAAGCTTTTCGGCATCGGCTCGGAGAGCTATGTCGCCGGCTCGCATGAGTTCTACCTGGGGTACGCGGTCCGCCACAGGAAGTTGCTTTGCCTGGATTCCGGTCACTACCATCCTACCGAAGCGATTTCCGACAAGATCTCCTCCGTCCTCATCTTCCTGGATGAAATCCTGCTGCACGTCAGCCGCGGAGTGCGCTGGGATAGCGACCACGTGGTGACACTGACGGACGAGCTTCAGGCGATCGCGCTGGAACTGGTCCGCGGCGGTTATCTTCGCCGGGTGCATATCGGGCTCGACTACTTCGATGCCAGCATCAACCGTGTAGCCGCCTGGGTGATCGGAACCCGCAGCATGGTCAAGGGCCTGCTGAACGCCCTCCTGGAGCCCACAGAACAACTTCGCCGGCTTGAAATCGACCAGGATTTCACGGCGCGCCTCGCGCTCCTTGAGGAAGTAAAAACTCTGCCTTTCGGTGCCGTCTGGGATTTCTACTGCCTTGCGGCCAATGTTCCCGTGTGTGACGCCTGGCTGTCCGATGTCAGACGCTACGAGGCCGATGTCCTTGCCAGGCGCTGA
- a CDS encoding O-methyltransferase → MSEDYARYIAEHTVAEDDFLRTLKREAIAAGLPPIWIASEQGSLMQILLRLIGAREVIEVGTLAGYSAIWMARALPAGGHVHTIEISGKHADFAERWVGKADVAEKIKIYRGAGKDVLPKFKAGSADAIFIDADKPGYPLYLRHGLRLVRAGGLIMADNAFAFGELFENNPEREEVDAIRAFNEIMAHEAGLQSLIVPIGDGLWVAVRL, encoded by the coding sequence ATGTCGGAAGACTATGCTCGTTATATTGCGGAGCACACGGTAGCGGAGGATGATTTTCTACGCACCCTGAAGCGTGAGGCGATCGCGGCGGGGCTTCCTCCGATCTGGATTGCATCAGAACAAGGCAGCCTGATGCAGATTCTGTTGCGCCTGATCGGGGCACGGGAAGTCATCGAGGTTGGGACGCTGGCGGGTTACTCTGCGATCTGGATGGCGCGCGCGCTGCCTGCGGGCGGGCATGTGCACACCATCGAGATCTCGGGGAAGCATGCGGACTTTGCGGAACGCTGGGTGGGCAAAGCGGATGTTGCCGAGAAAATCAAGATCTACCGGGGTGCAGGCAAAGACGTTCTTCCCAAGTTCAAAGCAGGTTCGGCCGACGCCATTTTCATCGACGCCGACAAGCCGGGCTACCCGCTCTATCTTCGCCATGGGTTGCGCCTCGTGCGCGCCGGCGGGCTCATCATGGCGGATAACGCCTTTGCGTTCGGTGAGCTGTTCGAGAATAATCCGGAGCGCGAGGAGGTCGATGCCATCCGCGCCTTCAACGAGATCATGGCCCATGAAGCCGGGCTGCAAAGCCTCATTGTCCCGATCGGCGACGGCCTCTGGGTCGCCGTCAGACTCTGA
- a CDS encoding tryptophanase: MKTIIEPFKIKVIESIRMTTREEREAMLRRAGYNLFLIPAEDVLIDLLTDSGTAAMSSRQWAAMMDGDEAYAGSRSWYHFEETVRDIFGFTYIIPTHQGRAAERILFSLTCNPGDIVPSNTHFDTTRANIEYRGARAVDLVIPEGREPALIHPFKGNMDLEALKGVIREYGREKIPLVMLTITNNSGGGQPVSMRNIREVSELARSHGIPLYIDACRFAENAYFIKLREPGYESKPIPEIVREIFSYADGCTMSAKKDGMANIGGFLCTNNAKLAEQEKELLILTEGFPTYGGLAGRDLDAISVGLREIMHEDYLNYRIVSTSYLGTHIAERGVPIVQPPGGHAIYIDAKGMLPHIPPCRYPGQALCCELYRAGGIRSVEIGSVMFGRRDAETGQEIPAAMELVRLAIPRRVYTQSHIDYVVEIILDVFARKGSLPGYRITYQTPFLRHFTARFEPLKEQ, from the coding sequence ATGAAGACAATCATCGAGCCGTTCAAGATCAAGGTGATCGAGAGTATCCGCATGACGACTCGCGAGGAGCGCGAGGCGATGCTGCGCCGGGCGGGCTACAACCTGTTCCTCATTCCTGCCGAGGATGTCCTCATCGATTTGCTGACCGACAGCGGAACCGCTGCCATGAGCTCCAGGCAATGGGCGGCCATGATGGACGGCGACGAAGCCTACGCGGGGAGTCGCTCCTGGTATCACTTCGAGGAAACGGTGCGGGACATCTTCGGTTTCACATATATCATTCCTACGCACCAGGGGCGTGCCGCCGAGCGCATCCTTTTCAGTCTGACCTGCAATCCAGGCGATATCGTGCCCAGCAATACCCATTTTGACACCACGCGTGCGAATATCGAGTACCGGGGAGCAAGAGCAGTGGATCTCGTCATTCCTGAAGGCAGGGAACCGGCGCTGATCCATCCGTTCAAGGGGAATATGGACCTGGAGGCCCTGAAGGGGGTCATCCGGGAGTACGGCAGAGAGAAAATTCCCCTCGTGATGCTTACGATCACGAACAACTCGGGCGGAGGCCAGCCGGTCTCGATGCGCAACATCCGCGAGGTGAGTGAGCTCGCCCGCAGCCATGGTATCCCCCTTTATATTGATGCCTGCCGCTTCGCCGAAAACGCCTACTTTATCAAGCTGCGCGAGCCCGGTTACGAGTCCAAGCCCATTCCCGAGATCGTGCGCGAGATATTCTCCTATGCCGACGGGTGCACCATGTCGGCGAAAAAAGATGGCATGGCCAACATCGGCGGATTTCTCTGTACCAACAACGCCAAACTCGCCGAGCAGGAGAAGGAGTTGCTGATCCTCACTGAGGGTTTCCCCACCTACGGGGGGCTGGCGGGGCGGGACCTGGACGCGATCTCCGTCGGCCTCAGGGAGATCATGCATGAGGACTATCTCAATTACAGGATCGTCTCGACAAGCTACCTCGGCACCCACATTGCCGAACGGGGTGTTCCCATTGTTCAACCCCCCGGAGGGCATGCGATTTATATTGATGCCAAAGGGATGCTTCCCCACATCCCCCCTTGCCGTTATCCGGGGCAGGCTCTCTGCTGCGAACTTTACCGCGCCGGCGGCATCCGATCCGTGGAGATCGGGTCGGTGATGTTCGGCCGGCGCGATGCCGAGACAGGCCAGGAGATTCCCGCGGCCATGGAGCTTGTCCGTCTCGCCATACCTCGCCGGGTTTATACCCAGAGCCACATCGATTACGTGGTCGAGATCATCCTGGACGTTTTTGCACGAAAAGGTTCGCTTCCGGGCTACCGGATTACCTATCAGACCCCGTTTTTGCGTCACTTTACAGCCCGGTTCGAACCACTCAAAGAACAGTGA